The sequence below is a genomic window from Elusimicrobiales bacterium.
TTCCCGCGCCACCGGTTTTGACGAAAGACTCAGCCCCTCCGGGTAAATGCCGGTCATCTTAAGCCCCATGCGCGAAAACTGCGCCTGAAGGTAATCCAACCCCACGCAATCCACCAGCATCCGGGTGGCGGTATTGTCGCTTTCGGTTATCATTTTTTCCACCAGCTGGCGCACGGTCAGCTTGGTGCCGTAGCGCAGCCGCCGCAAATGGCCCGATCCGCCCCGCTTCTCGCCCCGCTTGAGGGTTATCTCGTCTTCCAGCTCTATCTCGTTGCGGCGCAGCTTTTCAAATATCGCCGCCATGATGGGCACCTTGATAAGGCTGGCAGAGGGAAACAGCTCGTCCGCCTGGTACTGCCACTGCGTGCCGGACTTGAGGTCTTTTACGTAAATGCCCATCCTGCCGGGGAAACGCGCCGCCATTTTTTCAAGCGACTGCGTCATCTGCCGCCAGCGGGCGGCGCGTTCCGGCGGCCAGGAGGCCGCGGCCAGCACCTCCGCCGGAGGGGTGAACGGCCTGCCGAAAGGCAGCCCCGCAAACCCCCTGCTGAAATCCATGCCGATTCCCAGCCG
It includes:
- a CDS encoding serine hydrolase, which codes for MMQGRAFFLLFTAALCLGAWRLGIGMDFSRGFAGLPFGRPFTPPAEVLAAASWPPERAARWRQMTQSLEKMAARFPGRMGIYVKDLKSGTQWQYQADELFPSASLIKVPIMAAIFEKLRRNEIELEDEITLKRGEKRGGSGHLRRLRYGTKLTVRQLVEKMITESDNTATRMLVDCVGLDYLQAQFSRMGLKMTGIYPEGLSLSSKPVARENYTTPREMSMLIESMYRGELVDKTSSEAMLDIMKRLKTHSRFAKYLPRGWELAHKTGLLRQACHDTGVVFSPSGDYVLAIMTWKVPDYRFAANYIARMADMTYRSYDNRQPPAAARYPRRKHGKR